From a region of the Zingiber officinale cultivar Zhangliang chromosome 4B, Zo_v1.1, whole genome shotgun sequence genome:
- the LOC121976259 gene encoding zinc finger protein CONSTANS-LIKE 15-like, whose amino-acid sequence MAEANDAAGRLAACEYCGEAVAVLFCIADSARLCVACDRLVHVANALSQKHLRSPICDNCGAMPAGAWYTADGIALCADCDWESREGGGDGGGVANHRHPVVQIEGFSGCPSALELAALWGFDLAAKHPVYSPPRPLNQNPDQFLFDWPSLDPVPAADLEFKDLYVPRAPKFQGVGVKRQRNSHNMHQLWQQLMEIARTDLAAVAVGGLSPSTPCRTAASSFEDHRESQPMPFTSLLMLAPSELKGKDLLWDSGPPDHPVQIWDFNLGRSRDRKESSALELAYGTNNEGFMIKSFDDLLEENAFTTMKILDDIGDPSCPSSKDDFLSSNAHHIQSHSNIAAKWNQNSIYPAAKGPESAVNMSALMLTSSQDHGGAKQASFGELPFRINMIKETDKLDSELLTQNRGNAMIRYREKKKTRRYDKHIRYESRKARADTRKRVKGRFVKSTGEQ is encoded by the exons ATGGCGGAGGCGAACGATGCGGCGGGGCGGCTGGCGGCGTGCGAGTATTGCGGCGAGGCGGTGGCCGTGCTTTTCTGCATCGCGGACTCAGCGAGGCTCTGCGTGGCGTGCGATCGCTTGGTGCACGTCGCGAACGCCCTGTCGCAGAAGCACTTGCGCTCTCCGATCTGCGATAACTGCGGGGCGATGCCCGCCGGCGCGTGGTACACCGCTGACGGAATCGCCCTCTGCGCGGACTGCGATTGGGAGTCCCGCGAAGGAGGAGGGGATGGAGGGGGCGTAGCGAACCATCGTCACCCGGTGGTCCAGATCGAGGGGTTTTCCGGATGCCCCTCCGCCCTCGAGCTCGCCGCCTTGTGGGGGTTCGATCTCGCCGCCAAGCATCCGGTTTATTCCCCTCCCCGACCTCTAAACCAGAATCCAGATCAGTTTCTCTTCGATTGGCCGTCTTTGGATCCAGTTCCAGCAGCCGATCTGGAGTTCAAGGACCTCTACGTGCCGCGTGCCCCCAAATTCCAGGGCGTTGGGGTTAAGCGGCAGAGGAACTCCCACAATATGCATCAGCTGTGGCAGCAGCTGATGGAGATTGCGAGGACCGACCTGGCTGCGGTGGCGGTGGGTGGTCTCAGCCCGAGCACGCCGTGTCGGACTGCTGCAAGCAGCTTCGAGGATCACCGCGAGTCGCAACCAATGCCATTCACCTCCCTGCTCATGCTTGCACCGTCAGAGCTTAAGGGGAAAGATCTGCTGTGGGACAGCGGACCACCGGACCATCCCGTTCAG ATATGGGATTTTAACCTCGGAAGGTCAAGAGACCGGAAGGAATCTAGTGCACTTGAATTGGCATACGGAACCAACAACGAGGGTTTCATGATCAAGAGTTTCGATGATCTTCTCGAGGAAAATGCATTCACTACTATGAAAATCTTGGATGACATAGGCGACCCAAGTTGTCCTTCCTCAAAAGATGACTTCTTATCATCTAATGCCCACCACATACAGTCTCATAGC AACATAGCAGCAAAATGGAATCAGAATTCCATCTACCCGGCAGCTAAAGGACCAGAATCTGCAGTAAACATGTCGGCTTTAATGCTCACTTCATCGCAAGATCATGGCGGCGCCAAACAAGCTTCCTTTGGAGAACTGCCATTTAGAATCAACATGATCAAAGAGACAGACAAGCTGGACAGCGAGCTATTGACCCAAAACAGAGGCAACGCGATGATACGCTACAGGGAGAAGAAGAAAACTCGCAG ATATGATAAACATATTCGATACGAGTCTAGAAAGGCAAGAGCCGACACAAGGAAGAGAGTGAAGGGTCGATTTGTGAAGTCCACAGGGGAGCAATAG